Proteins from a genomic interval of Lycium ferocissimum isolate CSIRO_LF1 chromosome 2, AGI_CSIRO_Lferr_CH_V1, whole genome shotgun sequence:
- the LOC132047911 gene encoding alpha-dioxygenase 1-like has translation MMQMVHFVDKLNLWHRLPVFLGILYLGARQHLLKKYKLINVGEKPTGIRSNPADYPYRTADGKYNDPFNKGAGSEFSFFGRNMLPVDQLNEIELSAPKEVASECPLKSFKFYKSKEIPTGSYEIKTGYLNRRTPWWDVSEVYGSNTDVLKKVRTFKDGKLKLSADGLLEQDENGKIISGDVRNTWAGLLALQALFVQEHNVVCDALKKEYPELEDEDLYRHARLVTSAVIAKVHTIDWTVELLKTDTLLAGMRANWYGLLGKKFKDTFGHIGGFVLSGYVGMKKPENHGVPYSLTEEFVSVYRMHQLLPDTLQLRNIDATPGPNKSLPLTDEIPMEDLIGGKGEENLSRIGFTKQMVSMGHQACGALNLWNYPMWMRDLVPQDIDGNDRPDHVDLAALEIYRDRERSVPRYNDFRRGLLQIPISKWEDLTDDEEAIKTLREVYDDNVQELDLLVGLMAEKKIKGFAISETAFFIFLVMAARRLEADRFFTSNYNKETYTEKGLEWVNTTESLKNVLDRHYPEMTGKWMNSTSAFSVWDSSPEPHNPIPVYFRVPQQ, from the exons ATGATGCAGATGGTTCATTTCGTTGATAAACTGAATCTGTGGCACCGGCTACCGGTGTTCTTGGGGATACTTTATCTCGGAGCCCGGCAACATCTTCTAAAGAAATACAAGTTGATCAACGTCGGTGAAAAACCTACCGGCATCAGATCAAATCCGGCGGATTACCCTTATCGAACGGCTGATGGAAAATACAACGACCCTTTCAATAAAGGGGCAGGCagtgaattttcatttttcggGAGGAATATGCTACCTGTTGATCAGCTTAACGAG ATTGAGCTTAGTGCACCTAAAGAAGTTGCAAGTGAGTGCCCTCTCAAGTCCTTTAAGTTTTACAAGTCCAAGGAAATTCCTACGGGCTCTTATGAAATTAAGACTGGTTACTTGAACAGGCGTACCCCCTGGTG GGATGTAAGCGAAGTATATGGTAGCAACACAgatgttttgaagaaagtaAGAACGTTTAAAGACGGGAAGTTGAAACTATCAGCAGATGGGCTCCTCGAACAAGACGAAAATGGAAAAATCATATCTGGTGATGTTCGCAACACTTGGGCGGGACTTTTGGCTCTGCAGGCTCTCTTTGTTCAAGAGCACAATGTTGTTTGTGACGCCTTGAAG AAAGAATATCCAGAATTGGAGGATGAAGACTTGTATCGTCACGCAAGGCTTGTTACTTCTGCTGTAATTGCAAAAGTTCACACTATAGATTGGACTGTTGAGCTTCTTAAAACCGACACCCTTCTTGCAGGAATGCGTGCCAATTG GTATGGATTGCTAGGGAAGAAGTTCAAGGATACATTTGGGCACATTGGAGGTTTCGTTTTGAGTGGTTATGTGGGAATGAAGAAACCTGAGAATCATGGAGTGCCCTATTCCTTGACAGAGGAATTTGTGAGTGTCTATCGAATGCATCAACTCCTGCCCGATACACTTCAGTTGAGGAATATCGATGCTACTCCTGGACCAAACAAATCTCTCCCTTTGACCGATGA GATACCAATGGAAGATTTGATTGGGGGTAAAGGAGAGGAAAATTTATCAAGAATTGGATTTACTAAGCAAATGGTTTCAATGGGCCACCAAGCTTGTGGAGCTCTTAATCTTTGGAATTATCCAATGTGGATGAGGGATCTTGTTCCCCAAGACATCGATGGAAATGATAGGCCAGATCATGTCGACCTTGCAGCTCTTGAAA TTTATAGGGACAGAGAAAGAAGTGTTCCTCGGTACAATGACTTCCGAAGGGGGCTGCTGCAAATTCCAATTTCTAAATGGGAAGATTTGACGGATGATGAGGAAGCTATTAAAACGCTTCGTGAAGTTTATGATGATAATGTGCAAGAATTGGATCTGTTAGTGGGACTCATGgcagaaaaaaagataaaaggcTTTGCCATTTCTGAAACTGCCTTTTTCATATTCCTCGTCATGGCAGCAAG GAGGCTAGAGGCAGATAGATTTTTCACTAGCAATTACAACAAGGAGACATACACGGAAAAGGGACTTGAATGGGTGAATACAACTGAAAGCTTAAAAAATGTACTAGATCGACATTACCCAGAAATGACTGGGAAATGGATGAACTCCACTAGCGCCTTCTCTGTATGGGACTCTTCTCCAGAACCTCACAATCCTATTCCCGTCTACTTTCGTGTTCCTCAACAGTAG
- the LOC132047180 gene encoding alpha-dioxygenase PIOX-like, with protein MSLSMLKNLLFSPLRGFIHKDFHGVVDRMTLVDKPLFLIVHFVDKRNLWHRLPVFFGLLYLGARRRLHQKYNLINVGRTTTGVRSNPSDYPYRTADGKYNDPFNEGVGGEFSFFGRNMLPVDQHNKLKKPDPMVVATKLLARKKFVDTGKQFNMIAASWIQFMIHDWVDHLEDTKQIELSAPKEVASKCPLKSFKFYKSKETPTGFYEIKIGHLNMRTPWWDGSAIYGSNADVLKKVRTFEDGKLKLSADGHLEQDENGKIITGDVRNTWAGLLALQALFVQEHNVVCDALKKEYPKLEDEDLYRHARLVTSAVIAKVHTIDWTVELLKTETMQAAMRTNWYGLLGKKFKDTFGHFGGSILGGYVGLKKPENHGVPYSLTEEFVSVYRMHQLLPDKLQLRSVDATPGPNKSLPLTNEIPMKDLIGGKAGEHLSRIGFTKQMVSMGHQACGALELWNYPVWMRDLIAQDIDGTDRPDPVDLAALEIYRDRERSVARYNEFRRRMLQIPISKWEDLTDDEEAIKTLREVYGDDVEELDLLVGMSAEKKIKGFAISETAFFIFLLMATRRLEADRFFTSNYNEETYTKKGLKWVNTTESLKDVLDRHYPEMTEKWMNSNSAFSVWDSSPEPHNPIPLYFRVPQ; from the exons ATGAGTTTGTCTATGCTCAAGAATCTTTTGTTCTCCCCTCTTCGTGGTTTCATCCACAAAGATTTTCATGGGGTCGTTGACAGAATGACTCTCGTCGACAAACCTTTGTTTCTG ATTGTTCATTTCGTTGATAAACGGAATCTGTGGCACCGGCTACCGGTGTTCTTTGGGCTACTTTATCTTGGAGCGCGACGGCGCCTTCATCAGAAATACAATTTGATTAACGTCGGTAGAACAACTACCGGCGTTAGATCAAATCCGTCAGATTACCCTTATAGAACTGCTGATGGTAAATACAATGATCCCTTCAATGAAGGAGTAGGCGgtgaattttctttctttggcaggAATATGCTCCCTGTTGATCAGCATAACAAG TTAAAGAAGCCAGATCCAATGGTAGTGGCAACAAAGCTGCTAGCCCGGAAAAAATTCGTGGACACAGGAAAACAATTCAATATGATCGCTGCCTCTTGGATACAGTTTATGATTCATGATTGGGTCGATCACTTGGAAGACACTAAGCAG ATTGAACTTAGTGCACCAAAAGAAGTTGCAAGTAAGTGTCCACTCAAGTCCTTCAAGTTTTACAAGTCCAAGGAAACTCCCACGGGCTTTTACGAAATCAAAATCGGTCACTTAAATATGCGTACCCCTTGGTG GGATGGAAGTGCTATTTATGGGAGCAATGCAGATGTTttgaagaaggtaagaactTTTGAAGACGGAAAGTTGAAACTATCAGCAGATGGGCACCTCGAACAAGACGAAAATGGAAAAATCATTACTGGTGATGTTCGCAACACTTGGGCAGGACTTTTGGCACTGCAGGCGCTCTTTGTTCAAGAGCATAATGTTGTTTGTGACGCTTTGAAG AAAGAATATCCAAAATTGGAGGATGAGGACTTGTATCGTCATGCAAGATTGGTGACTTCTGCTGTCATTGCAAAAGTTCACACCATAGATTGGACCGTTGAGCTTCTCAAAACCGAGACAATGCAAGCCGCAATGCGAACCAATTG GTATGGTTTACtaggaaaaaaatttaaggatACATTTGGGCACTTTGGAGGTTCCATTTTGGGTGGTTATGTGGGATTGAAGAAACCTGAGAATCATGGAGTGCCCTATTCCTTGACAGAGGAATTTGTAAGTGTGTATCGGATGCATCAACTTCTACCTGATAAACTTCAGCTAAGGAGTGTAGATGCAACACCTGGACCAAACAAATCTCTCCCTTTGACCAATGA GATCCCAATGAAAGATTTAATTGGGGGCAAAGCAGGGGAGCACTTATCAAGAATCGGGTTTACTAAGCAAATGGTTTCAATGGGCCACCAAGCATGTGGAGCTCTTGAGCTTTGGAATTATCCAGTATGGATGAGGGATCTTATTGCCCAAGACATTGATGGAACTGACAGGCCAGATCCTGTTGACCTTGCAGCTCTAGAAA TTTATAGGGATAGAGAAAGAAGTGTTGCTAGGTACAATGAATTTCGCAGGAGGATGCTGCAAATTCCCATCTCCAAATGGGAAGATTTGACTGATGATGAGGAAGCGATTAAAACACTTCGtgaagtatatggtgatgatgTAGAAGAATTAGATTTGTTAGTAGGAATGTCAGCGGAGAAAAAGATTAAGGGCTTCGCCATCTCTGAAACTGCCTTTTTCATATTCCTTCTCATGGCAACAAG GAGGCTAGAGGCAGATAGATTTTTCACCAGCAATTACAACGAGGAGACATATACGAAGAAAGGACTTAAATGGGTGAATACAACTGAAAGCTTGAAAGATGTTTTAGATCGACATTACCCTGAAATGACTGAAAAATGGATGAACTCCAATAGCGCCTTTTCAGTGTGGGACTCTTCTCCAGAACCTCACAATCCTATTCCACTCTACTTTCGTGTTCCTCAATAA